A single region of the Raphanus sativus cultivar WK10039 chromosome 1, ASM80110v3, whole genome shotgun sequence genome encodes:
- the LOC130497080 gene encoding uncharacterized protein LOC130497080, with protein MGIRQKLHSGNEIRAWEDIWIPTVPARPAKSKAAAMHPMMPVSAFITGYWVAMNLLREGTPELPELSITKLQAFAWKLKTPPKIKHFIWQAISGQLATWAHMTTPTPPMLFPSYSHFTNMDYLFWRKNDIEDPTLDKDPYPWILWYIWKGRNDKLFRGVHSNPLETV; from the exons ATGGGTATTAGACAAAAGTTACACTCAGGGAATGAAATTAGAGCCTGGGAAGATATTTGGATACCAACGGTTCCAGCGAGACCAGCAAAATCGAAAGCCGCGGCTATGCACCCTATGATGCCAGTATCAGCATTTATAACAG GATATTGGGTAGCGATGAACTTGCTGAGAGAGGGAACACCGGAACTGCCAGAGCTAAGTATCACAAAGcttcaagcctttgcttggaagcTAAAGACTCCTCCGAAAATCAAACACTTCATTTGGCAAGCTATATCTGGACAATTAGCA ACTTGGGCACATATGACAACTCCAACCCCACCAATGTTGTTTCCTAGCTATAGTCATTTTACAAATATGGATTATCTCTTCTGGAGAAAGAATGATATTGAAGACCCAACACTGGATAAAGATCCATACCCTTGGATTCTATGGTACATATGGAAAGGAAGGAACGATAAGCTATTCAGAGGAGTACACAGCAACCCTTTGGAAACTGTCTGA
- the LOC108811690 gene encoding LOW QUALITY PROTEIN: cysteine-rich receptor-like protein kinase 11 (The sequence of the model RefSeq protein was modified relative to this genomic sequence to represent the inferred CDS: inserted 1 base in 1 codon), producing MKKRSLFPILLFVIITFGGSSVSAQTCMNNGNFRSNGTYDANRRLMLSFLPFNVTDQEGFFYNGFIGQEPNRVYARGMCIPGSTSEDCSDCIKNASDGLIQSCPNQTEAYWWRGEPTLCLVHYSNTSISSSANVNPRVVLTNTGDLTSNPTEFTKIWEDLVLRMIGVASTTKNMTSSSNNYYTANRAALETFQDIYALMQCTPDLSSVDCEYCLRQSAREYQSCCGQKRGGVVMGRSCFFRWDLYTYSKASFENITVASPPPPPPPAVNVPQPAADGDNTTINEKSSKGISAGIVAAVTVSTVVTILIVLVLGFVLCQRRKSYQRTEIEYDSDISTENSSQYDLKTIEAATNKFSSTNKLGXGGFGEVYKGKLPNGTEVAVKRLSKNSGQGSREFRNEAVLVSKLQHRNLVRLLGFCMEGEEKILIYEFVPNKSLDYFLFDPEKQSQLDWNRRYKIIGGIARGILYLHQDSQLTIIHRDLKVSNILLDVNMNPKISDFGLSTIFGMEQTQGNTHRVAGTYAYMSPEYAMHGQYSMKSDIYSFGVLVLEIISGKKNSGVYKMDETSTCGNLVTYAWRLWRKGSPLELVNPAIGRNYQPNEVTRCIHIALLCVQDNPEDRPMLSTIILMLTSNTITLPVPQLPAFFTRSMHRLDPLSEELVVSSQSTSKTFRH from the exons atgaagaagaggagTTTGTTTCCAATACTCTTGTTTGTCATCATAACCTTTGGTGGTTCATCAGTTTCAGCACAAACATGTATGAACAATGGGAATTTCAGATCCAACGGCACTTATGATGCAAATCGCCGTCTCATGCTCTCCTTTCTTCCATTCAATGTCACGGATCAAGAGGGCTTCTTCTACAACGGTTTCATCGGACAGGAACCGAACCGTGTGTACGCAAGAGGGATGTGCATCCCAGGATCAACTTCGGAGGACTGTTCTGATTGTATCAAGAACGCGTCTGATGGTTTGATACAGAGTTGTCCTAACCAAACAGAAGCATATTGGTGGCGAGGTGAGCCCACGCTCTGCCTTGTCCATTACTCCAACACATCTATCTCCAGTTCTGCAAATGTGAACCCGCGTGTAGTTCTCACAAACACTGGAGATCTAACCTCGAATCCCACAGAGTTCACGAAAATATGGGAAGACTTAGTTCTTCGTATGATTGGTGTAGCCTCCACAACAAAAAACATGACCTCCTCTAGTAATAACTATTACACAGCAAATAGGGCAGCCTTGGAAACTTTCCAGGATATATATGCGTTGATGCAGTGCACACCGGATCTTTCATCTGTTGATTGCGAATATTGTCTGCGACAGAGTGCAAGAGAGTACCAGTCATGCTGCGGTCAGAAGCGAGGAGGCGTTGTTATGGGGCGAAGCTGCTTTTTCCGTTGGGATTTATATACATACTCTAAGGCTTCTTTTGAAAACATTACGGtggcttctcctcctcctcctcctcctcctgctgtGAATGTTCCACAACCTGCAGCCGATGGAGATAACACGACCATCAATG AAAAAAGTAGCAAAGGAATCTCAGCGGGAATTGTGGCGGCGGTTACGGTTTCGACTGTTGTTACCATCTTGATAGTGCTTGTTCTTGGTTTCGTTCTATGCCAGAGGAGAAAATCATACCAAAGAACTGAGATAGAAT ATGATAGTGATATTTCAACTGAGAATTCATCTCAATACGATTTAAAGACAATTGAAGCTGCAACAAATAAGTTTTCAAGCACTAATAAGCTCG AAGGTGGATTCGGTGAGGTTTACAAG GGTAAGTTACCAAATGGAACTGAAGTAGCTGTGAAGAGACTGTCGAAAAATTCAGGACAGGGCTCAAGAGAGTTCCGAAACGAGGCTGTTCTTGTGTCAAAACTTCAACATAGGAATCTTGTTAGGCTTCTTGGATTCTGTATGGAAGGAGAGGAAAAGATTCTGATATATGAGTTTGTTCCCAACAAAAGCCTTGACTATTTCCTATTCG ACCCTGAAAAGCAAAGTCAGCTAGACTGGAACCGGCGTTACAAGATCATTGGAGGGATTGCTCGAGGGATTTTATATCTTCATCAAGATTCACAGCTGACAATCATTCATCGTGACCTCAAAGTTAGCAACATTCTCTTAGATGTCAACATGAACCCAAAAATATCAGATTTTGGATTGTCGACCATCTTTGGAATGGAGCAAACTCAAGGCAATACCCACAGAGTTGCTGGAACCTA TGCGTATATGTCTCCTGAGTATGCAATGCATGGTCAATACTCTATGAAATCTGACATTTACAGCTTTGGAGTATTAGTTCTTGAGATTATAAGCGGCAAGAAAAATAGTGGCGTTTACAAGATGGACGAAACTAGTACTTGTGGAAACTTGGTCACTTAC GCTTGGAGGCTTTGGAGGAAAGGGTCACCATTAGAGCTGGTGAATCCTGCAATTGGAAGAAACTATCAGCCTAACGAAGTCACTAGATGCATCCACATTGCACTCTTATGTGTTCAAGATAATCCAGAAGACCGTCCAATGTTATCAACTATCATCTTAATGCTCACTAGCAACACAATTACTTTACCAGTGCCTCAATTACCGGCGTTTTTCACAAGAAGCATGCACAGGCTAGACCCTTTATCTGAGGAATTAGTAGTGTCGAGTCAGTCAACTAGCAAAACTTTTCGTCATTAG
- the LOC108811713 gene encoding uncharacterized protein LOC108811713: MSSRSKSWLVAATIGAVEASKDQLGLCRWNYTIRSVNQRIRNNVRSATQANRLSSSSTTVVASGKDGDKAKQAEESLRTVMYLSCWGPN; encoded by the coding sequence atgaGTTCAAGGAGCAAATCGTGGTTAGTGGCAGCAACCATTGGAGCTGTGGAGGCCTCCAAAGACCAATTAGGTCTATGCAGGTGGAACTACACGATCCGGTCGGTGAATCAACGTATCCGAAACAATGTGAGATCCGCTACTCAGGCGAACAGGCTCTCTTCCTCGTCCACCACCGTCGTTGCTTCCGGTAAGGATGGTGACAAGGCAAAGCAAGCTGAGGAGTCTCTCAGAACAGTCATGTACTTGAGCTGTTGGGGTCCTAATTGA